In Rhea pennata isolate bPtePen1 chromosome 13, bPtePen1.pri, whole genome shotgun sequence, the following proteins share a genomic window:
- the TMEM170A gene encoding transmembrane protein 170A isoform X1, producing the protein MEGGEAGGGGGLLQQILSLRLVPRVGNGTTTYSSPLSTFPGTGGRGLAPPAAERPEAAQASRPPHAPLSLPAEMWYGVFLWALVSSLSFHIPAALLALFTLRHHKYGRFMSVSLLLMGIVGPITAGILTSAAIAGVYRAAGKKMIPFEALILGVGQTFCVVVVSFLRILATL; encoded by the exons ATggagggcggcgaggcgggcggcggcggggggctcctGCAGCAGATCCTCAGCCTCCGGCTGGTGCCCCGCGTGGGCAACGGCACCACCACCTACTCCAGCCCCCTCTCCACCTTCCCAGGTaccggcggccgcggcctcgccccgcccgccgcggagcGGCCCGAGGCGGCGCAGGCCTCACGCCCGCCTCACGCCCCTCTCTCCTTGCCCGCAGAGATGTGGTACGGCGTGTTCCTGTGGGCGCTCGTCTCCTCGCTCTCCTTCCACATCCCCGCCGCGCTGCTGGCGCTCTTCACGCTGCGGCATCACAAGTACGGCAGGTTTATGTCCGTGAGCCTCCTGCTGATGGGCATCGTGGGACCCATCACGGCCGGGATCCTCACAA GTGCTGCTATTGCTGGAGTTTACAGagctgctgggaaaaaaatgattccttTTGAAGCCCTCATTTTAGGAGTGGGTCAGACATTCTGTGTGGTGGTAGTTTCCTTTCTACGGATTTTAGCCACTCTCTAG
- the TMEM170A gene encoding transmembrane protein 170A isoform X2: MEGGEAGGGGGLLQQILSLRLVPRVGNGTTTYSSPLSTFPEMWYGVFLWALVSSLSFHIPAALLALFTLRHHKYGRFMSVSLLLMGIVGPITAGILTSAAIAGVYRAAGKKMIPFEALILGVGQTFCVVVVSFLRILATL; this comes from the exons ATggagggcggcgaggcgggcggcggcggggggctcctGCAGCAGATCCTCAGCCTCCGGCTGGTGCCCCGCGTGGGCAACGGCACCACCACCTACTCCAGCCCCCTCTCCACCTTCCCAG AGATGTGGTACGGCGTGTTCCTGTGGGCGCTCGTCTCCTCGCTCTCCTTCCACATCCCCGCCGCGCTGCTGGCGCTCTTCACGCTGCGGCATCACAAGTACGGCAGGTTTATGTCCGTGAGCCTCCTGCTGATGGGCATCGTGGGACCCATCACGGCCGGGATCCTCACAA GTGCTGCTATTGCTGGAGTTTACAGagctgctgggaaaaaaatgattccttTTGAAGCCCTCATTTTAGGAGTGGGTCAGACATTCTGTGTGGTGGTAGTTTCCTTTCTACGGATTTTAGCCACTCTCTAG